In Bacillus toyonensis BCT-7112, a single window of DNA contains:
- a CDS encoding YczE/YyaS/YitT family protein yields MRLTLFRYFLFFLGLIFFGLGNALAVKVKFLGLHPWEVLNMALYQRFGWTIGTWSVICGLCLVLISLLVDRKYINVGTFLNALLIGPIMDFFLQSNILPNATHYLWINLLILFSGIAITGIGGGMYVAAGIGAGPRDGFMLTISDKTGLSISRARIIVECVVLVIGYMLGGPVFIVTFLYTFIQSPIFQQSFTVFQTLLHTLHNKNKEQINENI; encoded by the coding sequence TTCTTAGGATTAATTTTCTTTGGCCTTGGAAACGCTCTTGCAGTCAAAGTTAAATTTCTCGGTTTGCATCCGTGGGAAGTTTTAAATATGGCCCTCTACCAAAGATTTGGATGGACCATTGGTACGTGGAGTGTCATATGTGGATTATGTCTCGTTCTCATTTCTTTACTAGTAGATCGAAAATATATAAACGTGGGCACATTTTTAAATGCACTACTTATCGGTCCTATTATGGACTTTTTCTTACAATCAAATATCCTTCCAAACGCTACTCATTATTTATGGATAAACTTACTCATCTTATTTTCCGGTATTGCAATCACAGGTATTGGGGGAGGTATGTATGTTGCGGCTGGAATTGGCGCTGGACCTCGCGATGGATTCATGCTTACTATTTCCGACAAAACGGGACTGTCTATTAGTCGTGCTAGAATCATAGTAGAATGCGTTGTATTAGTTATTGGATATATGCTAGGAGGTCCTGTTTTCATCGTAACGTTTCTATACACTTTTATTCAAAGTCCAATCTTTCAGCAATCATTTACAGTATTTCAAACACTTTTACATACTTTACATAACAAAAATAAAGAGCAAATTAATGAAAATATATAA